A DNA window from Hordeum vulgare subsp. vulgare chromosome 1H, MorexV3_pseudomolecules_assembly, whole genome shotgun sequence contains the following coding sequences:
- the LOC123411895 gene encoding uncharacterized protein LOC123411895, protein MAMPTPRKQKAPAPPRRAPPRMEYRAKDGAWYSARVALQDESLRVMFEEFLEEFDEWHEPNAADLASPRDVAALRARFRPASPPLEDARCGDLRRGQHLCVFRAISDGERMYYDAVLDSVKRAAHVTVDGEERCACRFKVRWTDGPLSGGWDDVGVGEVCCVQDSTVQDPALSEFLDRVTKSFGFCDGEESAKAEQGSPVQEPRLSEFLDRVTKSFRFRDGEDNAKAAAAAAQGSGALSPLGGEENATAAPQATGATSLWGGEGKTAWIIIG, encoded by the exons ATGGCAATGCCGACGCCGCGAAAGCAAAAGGCCCCTGCCCCGCCGCGCCGGGCGCCTCCGCGGATGGAGTACCGCGCAAAGGACGGCGCGTGGTACAGCGCGCGCGTGGCGCTTCAGGACGAGTCGCTGCGCGTCATGTTCGAGGAATTCCTGGAGGAGTTCGACGAGTGGCACGAACCAAACGCGGCCGACCTCGCCTCCCCGCGCGACGTGGCGGCGCTCCGCGCCAGGTTCCGCCCGGCGAGCCCGCCCCTCGAGGACGCCCGCTGCGGCGACCTCCGCCGCGGCCAGCATCTCTGCGTCTTCCGCGCCATCTCCGACGGCGAGCGCATGTACTACGACGCCGTCCTCGATTCC gtgaaaagagcagctcacgtcacCGTGGACGGCGAGGAGCGGTGCGCGTGCCGCTTCAAGGTGCGGTGGACGGACGGGCCGCTCAGCGGCGGCTGGGACGATGTCGGCGTCGGCGAGGTCTGCTGTGTGCAGGACTCGACAGTCCAGGACCCGGCGCTGAGCGAGTTCCTGGACCGCGTGACGAAGTCGTTCGGCTTCTGCGACGGCGAGGAGAGCGCGAAGGCGGAGCAGGGCTCGCCGGTCCAGGAACCGCGGCTGAGCGAGTTCCTGGACCGCGTGACGAAGTCGTTCCGGTTCCGCGACGGCGAGGACAACgccaaggcggcggcggcggcggctcaagGGAGCGGGGCCCTGTCGCCCCTGGGCGGCGAGGAGAA